One window of Cohnella hashimotonis genomic DNA carries:
- a CDS encoding ATP-binding protein — protein MKDLITDESVLQVLRGYNKWWEIGKVPNDFAKPVKRFAYFDAKQSFEHTSIRRHVILTGPRRVGKSTIMYQTIQDMLDIGIPSKNILYVSFDHPLLKMSAMDRILKIYINNVAVDEHIYLFLDEIQYAQEWNGWLKTIYDNYPSYRVMATGSASPVLSDKMPESGVGRWVQIRIPTLSFYEYLELRGIEVPLLEQKIKPTALSELSQKELAGLMGSLEPLERHFHRYLLIGGFPEIAQTDDLPYAQRIIREDVVDKVLKRDMVSLFNVRHIDELERVFLYLCLTTGNIVEATTIANNMDITRPTALKYLDFLELANLIYMGYPVDMAGKKILKAKPKVYLADAAIRNAVLLQGEEVLQDPDQMGMIVESAVYKHINTFYYNFNPRIGYYRDSNSQKEIDIVVMMPNSKILIEIKYRENPRIKETEAIVDWSKKEGSSTASLLVTKHAGDYGMLDHAPIMRIPAFAFLYLLGHAEKTRFRKPE, from the coding sequence ATGAAGGATTTGATTACCGACGAAAGTGTCTTGCAAGTGTTGCGGGGCTACAATAAGTGGTGGGAAATCGGCAAGGTGCCTAATGACTTCGCCAAGCCCGTAAAGCGATTTGCTTACTTCGACGCAAAACAAAGCTTTGAGCACACGTCGATTCGGCGGCATGTCATTTTAACCGGACCGCGCAGAGTCGGAAAATCAACGATCATGTATCAGACCATACAAGACATGTTGGACATAGGAATCCCATCTAAAAATATTCTTTATGTTTCTTTCGACCATCCGCTATTAAAAATGTCGGCCATGGACCGGATCTTGAAAATATATATTAATAATGTCGCCGTAGATGAGCATATTTATCTCTTTCTGGATGAAATTCAGTATGCCCAGGAGTGGAACGGGTGGTTGAAGACGATCTACGATAACTACCCTTCTTATCGGGTGATGGCAACCGGATCTGCAAGTCCGGTCTTAAGCGACAAAATGCCGGAAAGCGGCGTGGGGCGCTGGGTCCAGATTCGGATCCCAACCTTATCCTTTTATGAATATTTGGAGCTCCGCGGGATCGAAGTCCCTCTCCTTGAACAAAAAATCAAACCAACAGCTTTAAGCGAATTAAGCCAGAAAGAACTGGCCGGATTAATGGGAAGCCTGGAACCCCTGGAGCGTCATTTTCACAGGTATTTATTGATCGGCGGTTTTCCCGAAATTGCACAAACGGACGACCTGCCGTATGCCCAAAGGATTATTCGCGAAGACGTGGTCGATAAAGTGTTAAAGAGAGACATGGTATCTCTTTTTAATGTTAGGCATATCGACGAGCTTGAACGCGTATTTCTCTACCTATGCCTGACGACCGGAAATATCGTAGAAGCAACGACAATTGCCAACAACATGGACATCACGCGACCGACGGCATTAAAGTATCTGGATTTTCTCGAGTTGGCTAACCTCATCTATATGGGATATCCGGTCGATATGGCCGGGAAAAAAATACTGAAAGCAAAACCGAAAGTTTATCTGGCGGATGCGGCTATTCGGAATGCCGTCCTTCTGCAGGGCGAGGAAGTGCTGCAGGATCCCGATCAGATGGGCATGATCGTTGAATCTGCCGTATACAAACACATCAATACCTTCTACTATAACTTCAACCCCAGAATTGGATATTATAGAGATTCGAATTCACAAAAAGAAATCGATATTGTCGTTATGATGCCCAACTCTAAAATATTGATCGAGATTAAATATCGCGAGAATCCAAGGATTAAAGAGACGGAGGCTATTGTAGACTGGTCTAAAAAAGAGGGATCGTCGACGGCTTCTCTACTGGTGACGAAGCATGCCGGGGATTATGGGATGTTGGATCATGCGCCTATTATGAGAATCCCGGCGTTTGCGTTTTTATACCTGCTAGGTCATGCGGAAAAAACGCGGTTTAGAAAACCGGAATAG
- a CDS encoding amidohydrolase family protein — MNHEVQSSTVEKVTAITNARIFDGEKVIESRSVVLKGGTIIEVGGEIPVDATIIDAEGATLLPGLIDAHVHTSIGGLRDALLFGVTTELEMNGDFTERGRAIQLKNIDDVADVRSAGMAITAPGGHPDELLPDDGEIPEFILKELEKLSEEDREAMLAAYAHDHEEVPQVTNVEEAIKHVRAQVENGADYIKIMIEEGTVMGAPGLPVLSDEILKAAVDEAHKFDKIVIAHVLTARSSQTAIDLGVDGLGHLFIDRPAYTPEVVQAIVDSGAFVTPCLVLNSSILGNPAAELANDDRVHTKLSPDWIDILNASFNTFPQGNLENSFKNVMDLHRAGVDILVGTDVAPVPVPNLGGLAHGASVHHELQLLVQAGFTPIEALQSATSKPARRFGLHDRGRIAVGARADLVLVDGDPTTDISDTLSLKAVWFKGVQQR, encoded by the coding sequence CGTTGTCCTCAAAGGGGGAACCATTATTGAGGTGGGCGGGGAAATTCCGGTCGATGCAACGATCATCGACGCTGAGGGCGCAACCTTGCTGCCTGGCTTGATCGATGCGCATGTCCACACTTCCATCGGCGGATTACGCGATGCGCTGCTTTTCGGCGTGACGACAGAGCTCGAAATGAACGGCGACTTTACGGAAAGAGGGCGTGCGATCCAATTAAAAAATATCGATGACGTCGCGGATGTCCGTTCTGCCGGAATGGCAATCACCGCTCCCGGAGGACATCCGGACGAGTTGCTGCCCGATGATGGCGAAATTCCGGAATTCATATTAAAGGAACTGGAGAAGCTGTCGGAGGAAGACCGGGAAGCGATGCTGGCGGCTTATGCGCACGATCATGAAGAAGTGCCGCAAGTAACGAATGTGGAAGAAGCGATTAAGCATGTGCGCGCCCAGGTGGAAAATGGCGCCGATTATATAAAGATCATGATCGAAGAAGGAACCGTCATGGGTGCCCCCGGCCTGCCTGTACTTAGCGACGAGATTCTAAAAGCAGCCGTTGATGAAGCCCATAAGTTCGATAAAATCGTCATCGCACACGTCTTAACCGCTCGTTCGTCGCAAACCGCCATCGATCTTGGCGTGGACGGCTTGGGGCATCTGTTTATCGACAGGCCCGCTTACACGCCGGAGGTCGTGCAAGCCATTGTCGATTCCGGCGCATTTGTTACGCCGTGCCTGGTATTGAACTCGTCCATTCTTGGGAACCCGGCAGCGGAATTGGCGAACGACGATCGCGTTCACACCAAGTTAAGCCCGGACTGGATCGATATTTTGAATGCCAGCTTCAATACCTTCCCGCAAGGCAACTTGGAGAATAGCTTTAAAAACGTGATGGACCTTCACCGTGCCGGCGTGGACATTCTGGTCGGGACGGATGTCGCCCCCGTTCCCGTTCCGAATTTAGGCGGACTTGCTCATGGAGCCAGCGTACATCACGAATTGCAGCTGCTGGTTCAGGCCGGGTTCACGCCGATCGAAGCGCTGCAGTCCGCTACCTCGAAGCCGGCCCGTCGGTTCGGTCTTCACGATCGCGGCCGCATAGCCGTAGGTGCGCGTGCCGATCTCGTATTGGTAGACGGCGATCCGACAACTGACATCTCGGACACCCTGTCACTTAAAGCCGTATGGTTTAAAGGTGTGCAGCAACGATAA